In Brachybacterium saurashtrense, the genomic stretch GACGCCGGTGGCGATCGCCGCATTGCGGGTGTCGTACCCCAGCGCCGTCACCACCACCACGGCCAGCAGGAAGCCGGGGATCGCCAGCAGCACGTCGACCACCCGGCCGATCACCGCGTCGATCCAGCCGCCCAGGTAGCCGCCCAGCAGGCCCAGCGCCCCGCCGGCCGCCACCCCGATCGCCACCGCGATCAGGGCGCTGGTGATCGAGGAGGCGGAGCCGTGCACGATGCGGGTGAACAGGTCGCGGCCCAGATGGTCGGTGCCGGCCCAGTATCGCAGGCCCGGCGCGGTGAACTTGTCCTCCGGCAGCCCGAGCGCCGGGTCGTGACCGGTGACCAGCCCCGGCGCGAGCGACCAGAGCAGCACCACCGCGATCACCGCGAGGGAGAGCAGCACGGTCAGCGGCGGCCGGGCACGCCCGGCGGCGAGGGCGGCGGACCGCGGGACGAGCGCGGGTGAGGCCGTGGGGGCGGTGGCGGTCATCGGGTCTCCTCGGGCGCCCGCAGGCGCGGGTCCAGCAGCGGGTAGAGCAGGTCGATCACCAGGTTCACGACCACGAACACGGCGGCGGAGAGCACCACGGCCGCCAGCAACACCGGCACGTCCTGGCTGGTCACCGCCTTCTGCACGACGGTGCCGACGCCCGAGCGGCCGAAGATCGTCTCGGTGATGAGGGAGCCTCCCAGCACTTCGCCGAGCACCAGGCCCACGATCGTCACGGTGGGCAGCAGGGAGGGGCGCAGCAGGTGCCGCACCACCACCCGCGCCGGCGGCAGGCCGCGCGCGAGCGCGACCTCGGCGAAGTCCTGCCCGGCGCTCTCGTCCAGCGCCGTGATGAACACCTGGGCGATCTGCGCGGAGACCGGGATCGCGAGGGTCAGCGCCGCGGCGAGCGTGGACAGCGGGCTCTCCGGCTCCACCAGGCTGAACAGGCCCAGCTGCACGGCCAGCACCTGGATCAGCACCAGGCCGATGAGGAAGTTCGGGGTGGAGAGGAACACCGCCGGCAGGGCCCGCACCAGCGAGTTCGCCGGCCCCTCCGGCAGCAGGCGGGACAGCAGGCCCAGCACGGCCGCGAGCAGGATCGCGAGCACCAGCGCGGTGGCGGCGAGCGCGAGGGTGGAGGGGATCGCCGCCCCCAGCAGCGCGGTGACCGGCTGGGAGGTGGACAGCGAGGTCCCCAGATCGCCCTGCAGCGCGGCGCCGACGGAGACCAGCAGCTGCACCGGCACCGGGCGGTCCAGGCCGTGGAAGGCGCGGATCTGCGCCTTCTCCGCCTCCGAGTAGCCGTTCTGCGGGTTGTCCAGCTGCGCGGAGATCGGATCGCCGGGGATCGCGGCGAGCACCAGGAACACCAGCGCGTAGGCACCGGCGATCACCAGCAGGGCCTGGCCCGAGCGGCGCAGGGCGAACGCCCCGTAGCGACGGGCGGCGAGGCCCCGGCGCGCCGCCGCCGCGGGACGGGGGAGGGCGAGGGGCGGGGCGGTCATGACGGCTCCTTCACGGCGGCGTGGTACGAGGGGATCGCGACGGCGTTGAAGGTGATGCCCGACAGCCGCGGGGACTGCACGTAGATGCGCTGCACGTTCTGCTCCAACGGGACGAAGTACGCCTGCTCGAGCACGTGGCGGGACAGCTCCTCGACCAGGCCCGCGCGCTCCTGGCGCGAGGCGGCGCCCGCGACCTCGTCGCGCAGGCGCACCAGCTCGGCGTCGGTGGAGCCCACCTGGAACCAGTCCTCGCCCTCGTCGGTCACCACTCCCGCCACGGTGCCGACGTCCACGAAGCTGCGGGTCACCTCGGCGACCCCCTGCGTGGGGTCGTTGGTGACCCGCTCGGCCCAGGTGGGGATGTCGACCTTCTGGATGCCCACCCGGAACCCGAGCCGGCCCAGGTGCTGGCTGATCAGCTCCGCCTCTGGCACCGAGCCGGTGAGATACGGGGTGGGGTAGATCGTGAAGCCGAGCTCCACCCCGTCCCGGGTGCGGATCCCGTCGGCCGTGCGCCCCGTCCAGCCGGCCTCGTCCAGCAGGGACGCGGCGAGCTCCGGCGCGTACTCGAAGGTGTCCCGCAGATCGGTGGTCTCGGGGATGCCGGCCTGCAGCCAGCTGGTGGCCGGCTCCCAGGCGTCGGTGAACACGGTGCGGAGGATCTCCGCCCGATCGATGCCGCGGGTGACGGCCTGGCGCACGCGCACGTCGTCGAAGGGCGCGGCGGAGGTGCGGAGGCTGTAGCCGTGCACGAACCCCAGGTAGCGGGGCACCTCGATGACGAATCCGGCCTCGGTGAACGAGTCCAGCACCTGCGGGTTCACGTTGTAGGCGATGTCGGTCTGGCCGGCGCGCGCGGCGGAGGCGCGCAGCGTGTCGTCCGGCAGCACCGTGTAGGTGATCGCGGCGAGGCGTGCGGGACCGCTCGCGCCGAGCACCTCCGGCGCCCAGTCGTAGTCCTCCCGCCGCACCAGCCGCACCCGCTCCCGCGCCGACCAGCTCTCCAGCACGAACGGTCCCGACCCGATCTGGGCGGAGAGATCGGACTGCTCCTCGAGGGAGAGGGCGATGCTGGAGGGCGCCATCAGCTGGCAGCCGTGGTAGCCGAGGGTGGGGAGGAAGGAGAGCGTGGGGGCGGTGAAGGAGACCCGTACCGTGAGCGCGTCGAGCGCCTCCGCCCCCGCGTAGGTGCTGCCGGGGAACAGGCCCACCCGGGCGATGCCCTCCTCGGGCCGGCCCACCGCCCACGAGTCGAGGTTCGCCACCACGGCCGCGGCGTCCAGCGGGGTGCCGTCGGAGAAGGTGACGCCCTCGCGCAGGTGCAGCACGTACTCTCTCGCCTCGGCGTCCTGCTCCCAGTCCGCGGCGATCCAGGGGGAGACGACCCCGTCGGCGCTGGTGTGCACGAGCTTGTCCGTGAGCTGCTGCCACACGTTGGCCTCGTAGCTGGAGATGGAGCTCTGGGAGGGCACCCAGCCGCCGTCGAGGTTCGAGATCAGGAAGCTGAGCTCGGACTCGTCGGCGGTGTCGGCGGTGCCGGCGGTGCCCGGGGCCCCGCCGTCGGCGCGGGCGCCGTCCGCGGAGCAGCCGGCCAGCGGCAGGGCGGCGAGCCCGAGCGCGCCCGCGCCCAGCCCCTGCAGCACCCCGCGACGGCTCGGGGCGGCGGGACGCCGGCTCATCGCCGGGCCTCCGGTGCGCTGAGCGCCGCGATCAGCCGCTCGGCGGCGAGGGTCAGCGCGTCCTCGTCGAGATGGCTGATGCCCAGGCGCAGACGCCCGCGGTCGTCCTCGGACGGAGCGAGGAAGAAGTACCGGCCCAGCACCGCGTCGGTGCCCAGGCGCTCCCGGGCCAGGCGCTGGGCGGCGGCGAGATCGATCCCCGGATCGAGCACCCGCGCCCACAGGAAGATCCCTCCCTCGCGGTGCTCGGCCCGCACCCCGCCGGGAACGCCCTCGTCGAGCAGGCGCAGCAGCAGCTCCGCACGGCGCGCGTAGAGGGTGCGGGCGCGGTCGGCGATGACGTCGAGCCCGCCGCCCCGCGGTGCATGGTCCCCGGCGCCGACGACGCGCCCGACGATCTCCTGCACGAGCACGGAGGAGTGCTGGT encodes the following:
- a CDS encoding ABC transporter permease, which gives rise to MTATAPTASPALVPRSAALAAGRARPPLTVLLSLAVIAVVLLWSLAPGLVTGHDPALGLPEDKFTAPGLRYWAGTDHLGRDLFTRIVHGSASSITSALIAVAIGVAAGGALGLLGGYLGGWIDAVIGRVVDVLLAIPGFLLAVVVVTALGYDTRNAAIATGVSAVAVFARLMRSEVLRVRTSVFIEAARLSGASAGYVLARHVLPNALRPVLSLAILQFGIAILVIAGLAFLGYGDPPPASDWGLLVSDGREHLLHAPWLVIAPGLVIAVVVLSVSRLSRWLDQGRNR
- a CDS encoding ABC transporter permease, coding for MTAPPLALPRPAAAARRGLAARRYGAFALRRSGQALLVIAGAYALVFLVLAAIPGDPISAQLDNPQNGYSEAEKAQIRAFHGLDRPVPVQLLVSVGAALQGDLGTSLSTSQPVTALLGAAIPSTLALAATALVLAILLAAVLGLLSRLLPEGPANSLVRALPAVFLSTPNFLIGLVLIQVLAVQLGLFSLVEPESPLSTLAAALTLAIPVSAQIAQVFITALDESAGQDFAEVALARGLPPARVVVRHLLRPSLLPTVTIVGLVLGEVLGGSLITETIFGRSGVGTVVQKAVTSQDVPVLLAAVVLSAAVFVVVNLVIDLLYPLLDPRLRAPEETR
- a CDS encoding ABC transporter substrate-binding protein; this translates as MSRRPAAPSRRGVLQGLGAGALGLAALPLAGCSADGARADGGAPGTAGTADTADESELSFLISNLDGGWVPSQSSISSYEANVWQQLTDKLVHTSADGVVSPWIAADWEQDAEAREYVLHLREGVTFSDGTPLDAAAVVANLDSWAVGRPEEGIARVGLFPGSTYAGAEALDALTVRVSFTAPTLSFLPTLGYHGCQLMAPSSIALSLEEQSDLSAQIGSGPFVLESWSARERVRLVRREDYDWAPEVLGASGPARLAAITYTVLPDDTLRASAARAGQTDIAYNVNPQVLDSFTEAGFVIEVPRYLGFVHGYSLRTSAAPFDDVRVRQAVTRGIDRAEILRTVFTDAWEPATSWLQAGIPETTDLRDTFEYAPELAASLLDEAGWTGRTADGIRTRDGVELGFTIYPTPYLTGSVPEAELISQHLGRLGFRVGIQKVDIPTWAERVTNDPTQGVAEVTRSFVDVGTVAGVVTDEGEDWFQVGSTDAELVRLRDEVAGAASRQERAGLVEELSRHVLEQAYFVPLEQNVQRIYVQSPRLSGITFNAVAIPSYHAAVKEPS